One Dioscorea cayenensis subsp. rotundata cultivar TDr96_F1 chromosome 17, TDr96_F1_v2_PseudoChromosome.rev07_lg8_w22 25.fasta, whole genome shotgun sequence DNA window includes the following coding sequences:
- the LOC120280025 gene encoding protein DEFECTIVE IN MERISTEM SILENCING 3-like isoform X1 produces the protein MEEDPQKIQLMISNSEKVDADLQVLGLKVNYHEKNLTFLNAEMRTITKSVIDLEGDLAVYALSHINEEASNHECQIQAMKHTIKHIVEKEKTAAGIICQLQIRHGFQASKLPLTKDVVGVVATLGSVKDENLSRLLSEFLGPETMLGVVCKTFEGIKALEKYDKEGMIDKNFGLHGLGPSIGRLLEGRFLAISLENLRAYPGGFLAGDPQKRLDFPKARLPDGKCPPGFLGFAVNMIDLDDDHLSCLTVNGHGLRETLFYNLFSYLQVYRSRAEMELAMPCISDGAISLDGGMIKTNGIFYLGARKEDILRFPMSFGKPTRPKEIHETREKLKLLQWKKDRLAEDILREKALLKKAKDSFHAKREEYEKFLNDAHQHISKVLPN, from the exons ATGGAGGAAGATCCTCAAAAGATACAGTTAATGATAAGCAATTCTGAG AAAGTGGATGCTGATTTACAAGTTCTTGGGCTGAAAGTTAATTATCATGAGAAAAATCTGACATTTCTCAATGCTGAGATGAGGACTATCACTAAATCAGTTATTGACTTAGAAG GTGACCTTGCGGTTTATGCTTTATCTCATATAAATGAAGAAGCAAGCAACCATGAATGTCAGATTCAAGCTATGAAGCATACAATCAAACACATAGTGGAGAAGGAGAAAACAGCAGCTGGCATAATATGCCAATTGCAGATTCGTCATGGATTTCAAGCATCAAAGTTACCATTGACAAAGgatgttgttggtgttgttgctACACTTGGAAGCGTAAAGGATGAGAATCTTAGCAG gcTTTTATCTGAATTCTTGGGTCCAGAAACCATGTTGGGTGTTGTTTGCAAGACCTTTGAAGGCATAAAGGCCCTTGAAAAGTATGACAAAGAAGGCATGATTGACAAGAATTTTGGCCTTCATGGTCTTGGACCATCAATTGGCAGACTCCTTGAGGGAAGATTTCTTGCCATCAGTCTAGAAAATTTAAG AGCATATCCTGGTGGATTTTTAGCTGGTGATCCTCAAAAGAGACTTGATTTTCCGAAGGCAAGATTACCAGATGGTAAATGCCCACCAGGTTTTCTAGGTTTTGCAGTAAACATGATTGACTTGGATGATGATCACTTAAGTTGTCTCACGGTCAACGGCCATGGTCTAAGGGAAACCTTATTTTATAACTTGTTTTCCTACTTACAAGTATATAGAAGTAGGGCTGAGATGGAGCTTGCAATGCCTTGCATAAGTGATGGTGCTATTTCTTTAGATGGGGGAATGATTAAAACCAATGGTATTTTTTATCTTGGGGCGAG GAAGGAGGACATATTAAGATTTCCAATGAGTTTTGGTAAACCAACCCGACCAAAGGAGATTCACGAGACGCGGGAGAAACTGAAGCTTTTGCAGTGGAAAAAAGACAGGTTGGCTGAAGATATTCTAAGAGAAAAGGCTTTGTTAAAGAAGGCAAAAGACTCCTTCCATGCCAAACGAGAAGAGTATGAGAAGTTCCTCAATGACGCACATCAGCATATTTCAAAGGTGCTGCCAAATTGA
- the LOC120280025 gene encoding protein DEFECTIVE IN MERISTEM SILENCING 3-like isoform X2: MEEDPQKIQLMISNSEKVDADLQVLGLKVNYHEKNLTFLNAEMRTITKSVIDLEGDLAVYALSHINEEASNHECQIQAMKHTIKHIVEKEKTAAGIICQLQIRHGFQASKLPLTKDVVGVVATLGSVKDENLSRLLSEFLGPETMLGVVCKTFEGIKALEKYDKEGMIDKNFGLHGLGPSIGRLLEGRFLAISLENLRAYPGGFLAGDPQKRLDFPKARLPDGRRTY; this comes from the exons ATGGAGGAAGATCCTCAAAAGATACAGTTAATGATAAGCAATTCTGAG AAAGTGGATGCTGATTTACAAGTTCTTGGGCTGAAAGTTAATTATCATGAGAAAAATCTGACATTTCTCAATGCTGAGATGAGGACTATCACTAAATCAGTTATTGACTTAGAAG GTGACCTTGCGGTTTATGCTTTATCTCATATAAATGAAGAAGCAAGCAACCATGAATGTCAGATTCAAGCTATGAAGCATACAATCAAACACATAGTGGAGAAGGAGAAAACAGCAGCTGGCATAATATGCCAATTGCAGATTCGTCATGGATTTCAAGCATCAAAGTTACCATTGACAAAGgatgttgttggtgttgttgctACACTTGGAAGCGTAAAGGATGAGAATCTTAGCAG gcTTTTATCTGAATTCTTGGGTCCAGAAACCATGTTGGGTGTTGTTTGCAAGACCTTTGAAGGCATAAAGGCCCTTGAAAAGTATGACAAAGAAGGCATGATTGACAAGAATTTTGGCCTTCATGGTCTTGGACCATCAATTGGCAGACTCCTTGAGGGAAGATTTCTTGCCATCAGTCTAGAAAATTTAAG AGCATATCCTGGTGGATTTTTAGCTGGTGATCCTCAAAAGAGACTTGATTTTCCGAAGGCAAGATTACCAGATG GAAGGAGGACATATTAA
- the LOC120280675 gene encoding uncharacterized protein LOC120280675 isoform X2 translates to MEGGTSKAATKRGTPNKHWKPDFDNVLIPVLVEQVRQGLKCDKSFKRAAFGHAASAVNARFNTNFTPENVENHYRTLKVRYMEIKKARDLSGAGWDDENKVIILNPLVAFKYTEAHPGAKPFINKPIENYEGLRIIFGEDSATGSYAASLFSDFADKSENEGTDNDNGEPDPIDIASDEEGVFYMAMMTT, encoded by the exons ATGGAGGGCGGCACTTCGAAGGCTGCCACCAAACGTGGAACACCTAACAAGCATTGGAAGCCTgattttgataatgttttaaTACCTGTTTTGGTAGAGCAAGTGAGACAGGGTCTTAAATGTGACAAATCATTTAAGCGGGCTGCGTTCGGACATGCTGCAAGTGCCGTGAATGCAAGATTTAACACTAATTTCACCCCAGAGAATGTGGAGAACCATTATCGGACGCTAAAAGTAAGGTACATGGAAATTAAGAAAGCGAGGGACTTGAGTGGGGCAGGTTGGGATGACGAAAACAAGGTGATCATTCTCAACCCACTTGTGGCCTTCAAGTACACTGAG GCACACCCGGGTGCAAAACCATTCATCAACAAGCCCATTGAGAACTATGAAGGGCTTAGGATAATTTTTGGTGAAGATAGTGCAACAGGTTCTTACGCTGCTTCTTTGTTTTCAGATTTTGCAGACAAATCTGAAAATGAAGGAACCGACAATGACAATGGTGAACCAGACCCGATTGATATTGCTAGTGATGAGGAAG GTGTATTTTACATGGCAATGATGACTACATAA
- the LOC120280675 gene encoding uncharacterized protein LOC120280675 isoform X1: MEGGTSKAATKRGTPNKHWKPDFDNVLIPVLVEQVRQGLKCDKSFKRAAFGHAASAVNARFNTNFTPENVENHYRTLKVRYMEIKKARDLSGAGWDDENKVIILNPLVAFKYTEAHPGAKPFINKPIENYEGLRIIFGEDSATGSYAASLFSDFADKSENEGTDNDNGEPDPIDIASDEEGNNGNSTPVGSNPAPSSRVRSQRNSKGPKSPSMMGDVLKVVDKMANAIQNPTHWTEILYERVMGVEGSPSMSLLRYLIIFSLGKLNLRASW; this comes from the exons ATGGAGGGCGGCACTTCGAAGGCTGCCACCAAACGTGGAACACCTAACAAGCATTGGAAGCCTgattttgataatgttttaaTACCTGTTTTGGTAGAGCAAGTGAGACAGGGTCTTAAATGTGACAAATCATTTAAGCGGGCTGCGTTCGGACATGCTGCAAGTGCCGTGAATGCAAGATTTAACACTAATTTCACCCCAGAGAATGTGGAGAACCATTATCGGACGCTAAAAGTAAGGTACATGGAAATTAAGAAAGCGAGGGACTTGAGTGGGGCAGGTTGGGATGACGAAAACAAGGTGATCATTCTCAACCCACTTGTGGCCTTCAAGTACACTGAG GCACACCCGGGTGCAAAACCATTCATCAACAAGCCCATTGAGAACTATGAAGGGCTTAGGATAATTTTTGGTGAAGATAGTGCAACAGGTTCTTACGCTGCTTCTTTGTTTTCAGATTTTGCAGACAAATCTGAAAATGAAGGAACCGACAATGACAATGGTGAACCAGACCCGATTGATATTGCTAGTGATGAGGAAGGTAATAATGGCAACTCTACACCCGTAGGTAGCAACCCTGCTCCATCATCAAGGGTTAGGTCCCAACGTAATAGCAAGGGACCTAAAAGCCCTTCCATGATGGGCGATGTACTTAAGGTTGTGGATAAGATGGCCAATGCAATTCAGAACCCAACCCATTGGACTGAGATTTTATATGAAAGAGTTATGGGTGTTGAGGGTTCACCAAGCATGAGCTTGTTGCGGTATTTGATTATCTTCAGTCTAGGGAAACTGAATCTAAGGGCTTCATGGTGA